In the genome of Arabidopsis thaliana chromosome 4, partial sequence, the window TGAGAAGGCAAAAGAATACTCCCGGGCTAAGAACAAACGAGGTATGACCTCTTATTTATTATGACTCATGTGTGTTGCTAATCACTGGAGTACTTAAAAGCTGTATTGGGTTTTTGCAGCGGCTATACAGTGTTTGAAAAGGAAGAGGTTATATGAGGGACAAGTCGAACAGCTTGGGAATTTCCAGCTCCGTATTCATGATCAAGTGAGTTTGTTTTAAGATTGTTAACTATAAACTATATAGCAGTAATTAGATGAATTTATTGGGATCTTATATCTTTTTGTCATACAGATGATTATGTTAGAAGGTGCAAAAGCAACAACCGAAACTGTTGATGCATTGAGGAGTGGAGCTTCTGCAATGAAGGCAATGCAGAAAGCAACGTAAGTGTTCATCACATTTTCACCATATTACTCTTTACTACCATTTTAACCGTCATCAGTTCTGGGAATCGTTAATACGAGCTTGGTATTCAAAATACTTATGCTTTTCTTGTGCTTGAATGCTTTAACATTTCTAGTGCCTGACTAACTCAAAACACAATATTTTGCAGAAATATTGATGATGTGGATAAGACCATGGACGAGATCAATGAGCAAACCGAGAACATGAAACAGATCCAAGAAGCATTGGCGACTCCAATGGGGGCAGCGGCTGACTTCGACGAGGTAACTTTCTTGTACCCAaatgatcatatatttttcaactAATAATGACTTTTGTCTAAGAAAAACTTCTCTTTGATAGGATGAGCTTGCAGCAGAGCTTGATGAACTAGAAAGTGAAGAGCTTGAATCGCAACTTCTACAGCCGGCAACAACAGCTCCTCCATTGCCTTCAGTTCCAGTGCCTGCAGGGCGTCAACCGGCTCGTCCTGTTCCCCAGAAGCGGActgctgaggaagaagaactcGCTGCATTACAGGCTGAGATGGCCCTCTAAGGTCTCTTCTATCTATaatcaaagcaaaatcaatcaatttgCTTACAGACTATGGATTTGTAATTTAACTAGTTTTGCAATTGGCTTGGTTTAACTGCAGGTTATTCACCTCTCCGAGCAGAGACATGTATGCATTGATAGACACGAACAGACGATGTATATAAGGATCTGAATCAGATTAATTCGGAGCgaaaaacttttataatcCCCGTCGTTAATGTTATCTGCAATTTGAGTGTTCTTCACataatttatcttttgtaatttttgtatctttttatGACACTTTTTCCTTTGGTTAATAATCACTTTACTCCTATGTTCATCACTTTCGCCTGATAAGACTACTCATGAATAGTCAACCATATACGTTGACTTCGCTGCTTTAACAAACATCATGCCGTTTTGGTACCATAAAATTGGACTCCGTGTCGTTTTAAGgttaaattcaaattaattggaataaaaaatgaaacagaaagCGAGGGATAATAACCCGCTTAAGTTTTCAAGGCTTCTTCTACAATTCTCTCATTTCGAATTTGATAAAGAGAGGAGACGATAGTGAGggaagagagtgagagagagctGTAGCAGTGTTTGAAATCCTTTGGATTGCATCACCAGGAGCAAGAGATCACGATGGTAATATACTCTGGACGAATGTTCTCtacttgtgattttgtttCGCTAATGAACCTCTGTGATTTGTGCATTTTCCTGGGAAGATCGAGTGATTATTCTCTATGATTCTATGAATCGTGATTATCTTACACTGATGATCTTAGCTTGTGATTCTTCGACTTACAAGAGAATTTTGGATGTATTGATTCGACCTATTTGTTTGAATGTTTAGTAGTCATCGTTATGTGTTTCTCTTACTCTTCgaagaaatttgtttaaacttATCGTTCATCGGTAGTAATGTTTCTATCTTCCGTAGTTCATTACAAATTTGTGTGAGGAATTTCCGCAAACACTTGGACTGCATGACGCGAATCGATAGGTTCTCGAATTAGCATTTATCTAGCAGCCAATTCTCGCAATCAGTGTAGTCGCTGAGTTGactgtatatatttttgacattttcgATCTGGAAACTATTTGTTGACAGATCATTTGTTGGATTTCGTCATTGAAGCTCTGAAGTTTTTTTTCGTCATTCTCGTATCAACTGAATCGCTGCTTTCTATTGTTGATGATATTCAGTCTAAGAAACGGGGACTTTCGCTGGAGGAGAAACGAGAGAAGATGCTTCAGATATTCTATGAGTCTCAAGACTTCTTCCTAGTGAGCactttctttagtttttacaaCTTGCTAATTTTTGGACGCCTTTGAACTAGCTTTATCTACCAAGTGATCTGATATCTAGAGTCGTGAAGTGCATATACTGCCTAAATTTGTTGCTATTGAACTTTTGGGTTTGTGATACAAGCACTTATGGGTCTCtacttttgtaaaaaaatttcaGCTAAAGGAACTTGAGAAGATGGGGCCGAAGAAGGGTGTAATTAGTCAGTCTGTGAAAGATGTTATCCAGAGTTTAGTCGATGATGATCTTGTTGCGAAAGACAAGATTGGAATTTCTGTGAGTAGCTTAGTGTTCCTATGTTGgatctttttatttcatttgttgCCATATAGTCCTTGTCTCTGTTATATGTTGTTTGACGGTGTTCATTATTTTGCAAATGAAGATCTACTTTTGGAGCCTTCCCAGCTGTGCTGGCAATCAAGTGAGTCACCGTTCTGTATCCTGAGATGACATCAAAAAGATTCATATTAATTTGAGCATAGCGAAATTCATTGTTTCTGATCTCATTTTGAATGAACAGCTTAGGAGTGTTCGCCAGAaacttgaatctgatcttCAGGGTAGTAACAAAAGGTTAGCAGAACTTGTTGATCAGTGTGAGGCCCTAAAGAAGGGAAGGGAAGAATCGGTAAGTATTTTCAGTATTGTAGAATTAATGCTCGAATAAGCTTACGTGTGCTTTTCACCAGAATTGCTGTTCTTGCTGCAGGAGGAACGAACAGAGGCCTTGACGCAACTCAAAGATATtgaaaagaaacacaaagatCTGAAGGTCAGATTATACAGACTATCTGTTTGCATAGAGCTATTCACATGCTTAACAAGTTGCtaacagtttcttcttcttaaacaGAACGAGATGGTACAATTTGCTGACAACGATCCAGCTACTTTGGAGGCAAAGAGTTAAGTTCTGCATAATAcgttacttttgttttgtgttagATCTCCTATATGGTTTTCCCGGTCTTCGTGGAGCAGAAATAAGAATCAATCTTGTGCTTTACTAGCTGTATCAATGTGTATATTCCTTCTAATTTTGACAGGGAATGCAATTGAAGTTGCTCACCAGTCGGCTAACAGATGGACAGGTATTTCATTTCTAAAACTTGGGAATgtgttttcagttttaataCTTACGTAATTTTCACTGCAGCCTAGATTATAATTCTTTCAAACTTACTCAGATAACATCTTCACACTGCGACAATGGTGTTCAAACAACTTCCCCCAGGCCAAGGAACAGCTAGAACATCTATACACGGAGGTATCTTCCAGATCTTTTCACTTCAAAAGGCTATAAATTCCACATTTCACATTCTCATACATGAAGGAGAGACTAAATCAGCTGGGTAACTTTCAGGCGGGAATCACTGAGGACTTTGATTACATAGAGTTATCATCATTCCCTTTGAGCTCATCCCATGAAGCTGATACCGCAAAGCAGCTAGTACAAGATGAAGCTTAGTTCTAATACTCTCCAGCATAACAGTTAAAGAAACAATAGCTTAAGTAAAAAATCTTTTCACTATCCTTTTAAGTTTTCTGGTTTTAAAGGTTGCAACAGTCTGTAATTCTCTATGTGACCCAATCATCTAATGTCAAAACTCGGTTACAAATTCTGTGGTCagaaaagatttttattttctttgtatctGTCGGCTATGTCCAAGCTTGGCtatgttttgttataatattttattggagttatatatatatcatgcgTTAGTTGTTGACCCACTGGTTACTTCTTGATAGCTGTATTACcattttatattctttcttGGCCGCTTTTTTCAGTCGTGAGCAGCACTTATGTTATACACCTCCAGGTCAATTTTGTTGCTACCAGAAGAGGAAATGGGCATAGACTTTGTACTTTCTagtcttttgtgtttttgtgttatCTTAAACGCAGGTTGTCTGTTTTTCTGACGATGATGAGCTGAGCTttacaaaataagaagaacaTGGGAGctcactctgtttttctcaTCCTTTTTTCCGTCATTGCCATTGCCATTGTAGTACATGGCCAAGGCCAAGCAGGTTCGTGAGTCTCATTCTCGCTTATTTTCCTCTGTTAGAGtctgttttgatttgaaaatgaGCAATCTTCAGACCAAagatttttgaagttttgatatATGTGGTTGCATTTTGGCCAAAACCGTGTTCTGATTATTGGTTTGACATGATAAGTGAGGTCCAAGTCTGTTTCTATGATTGAATGCTTTAGGTTCTAAAATTTAAACCTGCATTggaattttgatgaaaattttCTCAACGTTGTAGAATTAATCAAAACCCTTACCTTCTTCTGGTCCAGGTTTCATCAGCATAGATTGTGGGTCACCCCCTAATATTAACTATGTAGACACTGATACTGGTATCAGTTACACCTGGGATGCACCTTTCATCAACGCTGGAGTAAATCTGAACGTCTCTGAAGAATACGGTTACCCGAAAAACCCGGTTTTGCCTTTCCCGCTTGCTGATGTAAGATCTTTTCCTCAAGGAAACAGGAACTGTTACACCTTAACCCCCTCCGATGGAAAAGGGAATCTTTATCTCATCAGAGCTTCGTTTATGTATGGAAACTACGATGGTAAAAATGCTTTACCTGAGTTTGATCTCTACGTAAACGTGAATTTCTGGACCTCGGTGAAACTCAGAAATGCTTCTGAGAACGTCATCAAGGAGATCCTCAGCTTTGCAGAGTCAGATACAATATATGTTTGCCTTGTGAACAAAGGTAAAGGAACTCCTTTTATTTCAGCGTTGGAGCTTCGACCAATGAACAGCTCCATCTATGGAACTGAGTTTGGAAGAAATGTCTCATTGGTACTCTATCAAAGATGGGATACAGGATATTTGAATGGAACAGGACGGTACCAAAAGGATACATATGATCGTATTTGGTCTCCGTACTCTCCAGTGTCTTGGAATACAACTATGACTACTGGGTATATCGATATTTTTCAGTCTGGTTATAGGCCACCAGATGAAGTTATTAAGACAGCTGCTTCGCCTAAAAGTGACGATGAACCATTGGAACTGTCTTGGACATCAAGCGATCCAGATACTCGGTTTTATGCGTACCTTTATTTTGCAGAACTTGAAAATCTCAAGAGGAATGAGAGCAGAGAAATCAAGATATTCTGGAATGGGTCGCCTGTTTCAGGAGCTTTTAACCCCTCTCCTGAGTATTCAATGACAGTGTCTAACTCACGAGCTTTCACTGGTAAAGATCACTGGATTTCTGTTCAGAAGACCGCAGAGTCAACGCGTCCACCAATACTCAATGCTATTGAGATTTTTTCAGCACAATCTCTGGATGAATTTTACACCAGAATTGACGATGGTGTGTTCATCTCTACTTTGTTAGTCGTCTACGTATATTTTGTTCTGGTCTTTAATTTTCACTGACACTCACAGTTTTCCATTTTCTATTGGTAATGCAGTTCAAGCCATAGAAAGCATAAAATCAACGTATAAAGTGAATAAGATTTGGACTGGTGATCCTTGCTCTCCCAGACTCTTCCCTTGGGAAGGTATTGGATGCAGCTACAACACTTCTAGTTATCAAATCAAGTCCCTGTAAGTCATTCATTCATTTCAACCTGAAAAAACTCATTGTGTAATTTCCCTCAAACTTAAGTTTTGCTGATGAGCTTGTTTCTGTATTTTGCTGCGAGAAGAAATCTTAGTTCAAGTGGATTACATGGACCAATAGCGTTCGCATTTAGAAATCTCTCCCTTCTTGAGTCATTGTAAGTATACAAACACATTGAAACTTGCCACCACTTTATTCACAGTAACTATAATAGTGGTGTGCATTGTTTTCCCAGGGATTTATCAAACAACAACCTCAAAGGAATTGTGCCGGAATTTTTGGCTGATCTAAAATATCTGAAGTCCCTGTGAGTTGAGCACATAGAGAACCTCGTTGAGTTTGTATTGATAGACAATCAAAATAGTATTTTGTCTCTGACATTAATTTGTGTCGCAGGAATTTGAAAGGAAATAACTTGACTGGGTTTATCCCAAGATCTCTTAGGAAAAGAGCAACGGCTAATGGACTTGCACTCAGGTACACGGAACCATAGTCATTTTGCCGCGTCTCTACCATTTTCAAAAGCTTATTGATTTCCTCTTTGTCTCCAGTGTCGATGAACAAAACATTTGTCACTCACGTTCATGTCGGGACGGGAACAGAATCATGGTGCCAATAGTTGTATCCACATTAGTGATTATTCTCATTGCCGCCTTGGCTATCATATGCATCATGCGAAGGGAAAGCAAAATAAGTAAGTACAGAGTGTCTTTTACTtagatttaaatttaataaggTAGAATTAATGCTGAAAGAAAACGAGTGTTTAATTTCCTAGTGTATTCAGGAGCATATTCAGGACCACTTCTGCCTTCGGGAAAGAGAAGGTTCACATATAGTGAAGTCTCTAGTATTACAAACAACTTCAATAAAGTGATTGGTAAAGGAGGGTTTGGTATTGTGTACCTTGGTTCCCTTGAAGATGGAACTGAAATTGCTGTAAAGATGATCAACGattcttcttttggaaaatCTAAAggatcttcatcatcatcatcatcatcccagGTCTCCAAAGAATTCCAAGTCGAGGTAACGTAACACTAGAATCATTAATCCGATAAATTAGACAATGTTGTTTTATGGTTGCTGAAGTGTAAAATGTATGCAGGCGGAGCTTCTTTTGACAGTCCATCACCGGAACTTAGCTTCGTTTGTTGGATACTGCGATGATGGTCGCAGTATGGCTCTCATCTACGAGTACATGGCCAATGGCAACTTGCAAGATTATCTTTCAAGtattcttcatctctctcgaTCTCTCTATTGCCAATTTTCGCTGCCTTTGCGCTCACGGATGTTTTGTTTACGGATATTCAGGTGAGAATGCAGAGGATCTTAGTTGGGAAAAGAGACTCCATATAGCCATAGACTCTGCACAAGGTTGGTCCCAGTTTTGACATCCTGAAATGTTCAAAAGCTAAGAGACATCAAACCCGGTTTAGTCTGGTTGTAAATCCCcttattgatttgttttccttgGCAGGGTTGGAGTATCTTCATCATGGCTGCAGGCCACCAATAGTACACAGAGACGTTAAAACAGCAAACATTCTTTTAAACGATAACTTGGAAGCCAAGATCGCTGATTTCGGGCTTTCTAAGGTCTTCCCTGAGGATGATCTCAGCCACGTTGTGACTGCTGTCATGGGCACTCCTGGCTATGTCGATCCTGAGTAAGTTTCCTTAACACATCACCACTTTTAATCTTTACCATTTTGGTCATGTTGGTCTCATCATAAACTGGTTTCAAAATAGGTACTACAACACGTTTAAGCTAAACGAGAAGAGCGACGTGTACAGCTTTGGGATCGTCCTCCTTGAACTCATAACCGGCAAGAGATCCATAATGAAAACTGACGACGGAGAAAAAATGAACGTTGTTCACTACGTCGAGCCTTTCCTCAAAATGGGAGACATAGATGGTGTCGTGGATCCACGGCTTCACGGCGACTTCTCCTCAAACTCGGCTTGGAAATTTGTGGAAGTGGCAATGTCTTGCGTCAGAGACAGAGGAACCAACAGACCAAACACAAACCAGATCGTGTCTGACTTGAAACAGTGCTTAGCTGCCGAGCTAGCTCGTGAGCCAAAAAGCAATCatgagaagaaggaagtaGTGAAAGAGAAGTACACGAAGACCAAGTCGACGGTTCAGAATTATAGCAGCAATGAATATAATAGCTCATCTGGATCggtttcactttcttttgGAGATTACTCCACGTTTGGCCCAATGGCAAGGTAGTGTGAGAAATAAGTTATTTTAACTAACTCAAGGTTTGAttcatcatttgtttttgtcactGAAAGTTTATTTTGATTCATCATTTATGGgttctcattttattttattttgttattttcaaagatcatatatgatttaaatttgattcttttggtttaaagattcattcgtttttgttttcttataagaaaatttgttacCACGAAAACATTAAATTGTAAGAACAAGCAAGTtgtctatgtttttttttttttttcaataaactAATCGAGCAGAAAAGTGGTTAAAGgacaaagaaaactaaaacagaATTATACGGTATGATTATTTCTTGCTGTAGAAATTTTGTTGTAACTATGTTGGCTATAACTGTAATTTTTATTGCTGTAGAATTATTgctgtaagtttttttattttaaatatttataaaaaatagattaacaaatataataattataataaaatattttatttatagtaaataaaatgccttgtattactattttaaataaatatattatgataatagaaaaaaaatctatgaattcttgataaaagaaattgttttttttttttaagtttgataattatctgtttttttataacttatctttgtttttttgttatatatttatgttgataatttcaatttcttgtatttatttaatgaattaaaatttgtacagtcaagaaaataaagctttgagaatttACTCTACTACaatcttaaaaagaaaactagattttaacccgcggtataccgcgggacgatttattttttaaaagtaatatatattaaaacttgcaaaatgtttttttataaaatgtttacAGTTTGtaattgttattaattaacgctataccacgaatccatgagataattgttaaaaaactgaagttttaacttttattaaaacagcatactaataatattttaaaattttataaatattgattcaaatacatccaccatataactcaattccaaaataaaactctttctttaatttctttacccgtcccgtgattagtttttaaagtaataatttttaaattttaaaaattatttattatatataaaagttttgcaaattgtatcattctctaatacatttatatttttatagtttaattttatatatagtaacattatacataccacataacatttttggttttatatagcatttttctaaattaagatgatttgatatgtttaatattagtggttttaaaaataataaattaaagatttaaccaaaaataatctttgatgacccgtctttagatccaataagccctataattaagaaataaatattgtcgttaaataattttggtaaccttaatgacgtcattaaaagatttttttttgattaaatttttctaatggcattgtcctgtaattaattacaaaaattaaggttatatttaaaatgtacttcccaaataatatagtaagattaaaaaaattggattgtaagtttaaaagtaaaactacAACACAATTAGTAAGTAATCAAggctttaagaaaaattaagacGGTAAGTCAGACTTACAGCCCAATCAATCATACACTAAAGTTACACAATATACATAATGTAATATAAATTCCCTTAattaggtttcttctttttgacctTACGCTCAAGTTTGTGGGCTAATCACCCTACACAAATCTATTAATTCCGTAATTACAGATTTGACCGTTCCCCCATATAACACTATCGGTATGTACATTCATATTGCAtttaattatacatttatGTTCTTCAGAAATGGTAATTTTGTGATACCTAACTTTAGACCCACATGTCATTTTTGTCATTAGTAAAGTAAGTATATTGGTTTTTGCCGTAACTGTCCCAAAACCTCTAATGATAACAAATACTATTCCAAATGTCAAATACCAAAATATCTCAATACCTGGCTACCTGctgacaaaagaaagaaaaagaacgcAGCCATTCTGTGATGTTGTCAAGATCGGTTTAGATTTCCGgttatcaaaacaaacattgGTGCCGGTTTAGTTAAAACACCCGACTTTTCTTCGCGATTGCAAATGATCTCGTTGGTcaatgtcattttcttatccATGCTATCGCCAAATCGCCAAATTATATTGGATAAAGTCACAATCGAATGATTCGCCCAAACGCTACCGAAACCATCGAACAAGTCTTTTAttggttaatttttctttaacaaaaccTTTGGTAAGTCATTTACTTGCAACTTATAGGTTATTAACTCATTTGGATTTGACGCGTTCAAACATTTAACACAGTCAAACTCCTAACAAGAGATTTCGACGTTAAACAGATCATCAAAACTTcaattataacaaaacttcacaacaaagatatttatattgGATCAAGAAAAACTAGGGAAACACAACAAAGTATTAGATAATAATTTGCATTCATTCATAGATTAGTACCAAGTGGTTACAATCTAACATTATAGTCTTATAAAACACGATTATATTAATactatttcataattaaaacCCTAAGGCACATCTATACAACGATCATCTTAGAAAAATCAGGCCCCAAAATCCATAATTAATTCTTATTAGCAGATAAAATACGAgattagtaaataaaataatatgaacaCACTAAGATCCCTTCCTCTTTTCCTTGGAAGATATCCAAAAAAGCCAATGAGACTTCGAAATACGgtcagatttttttctttacatgaGCAGGTCAGATACCCACCCGACATCAGGAGCCTCACCCAAATTCTGATCCGGATCCTGGGCAACTCGATCCATGCAATTCTCCTTGTGCAGTTTCTCGCGCATCTTTTCTCGTAGCTCACGACCCGACTCAACGACACGCTCCATTACGGGTTCTTCCTCCAAACCATACTCCCAAATATCCAGATTCCCTGGTCGGGTCGGTGTTGTAGGCAGAGACTGAAACCCAGGACCCAAGATCGATCCACGGGGCGACCCGAATCCGAATAAAGGATTGTTACGAGGAAATGATTTTACCGAATTAAACTGTAAATTCCTAAACGAAGGAACGACGTCGTTTATCGAACAAGACCCGAGAGATCGACTCAGTGACTGAGTCATCGGAGAAGACTCCGAGTCAGCTCTTGGACTCATCGGTGGCGAACCAGAAACCGGAGAAATCGACAGCTGAAATGCTCTAGCACGAATCGGAGACGAAACGTCAAAAGAATCAACTCTGTCAGGGCTCCGAGTATGTAAAAACCTAAGCTGATCCGGTGAATgagcaaagaaacaaattttccGGAGACAGTTACCACCGTCTTTACACGGCTGAGTACGGTAACGAGCTGGATGAAGCCAACACTCGAAAACACCATGAGCAAACTCACAAGAGTCACCTTTCTTGCAGCCACCTTTACGAAAATCAGGACAAGCCGTACCAGAGTAATGGTACTTCCTCGGATCTCTCCGGCGAGCTTTTTCTCCGGGATGAGCGTACGGACACTCCGTCCAATCATGACTCCGGCCACGAGCACACCTCCTGACTTTGAAATCGTACATACGGAAATGGTCGCATGAGTAAGCATCGATTGGTGAATCCGGACCCAATAGATCCGGGTATGACTCCGGATCCGGTTCGTTAGACGGCAAATAACGCTGCAACCCCGCCAAAGCTTCAAGCATGCTACAATCTGGACTATTCATCACCGGAGAAAAAAACTCCGACGTTGTAAGCTCTTCAAGTACCGGCCATGGAGGTATTTCAACAGTGGGATAAGTCCTGCGAGTTTCTCcgatcatcatcttctttaatACTCCGGTGAACAATAAATCACATTAGTCGACGaaagagttctttttttttgtttgtgttgtttgtttgtaataCACCGGCAAAGCTACTTATGTAGTTGAAACACTTAACCGTGGTTTggttaaaattatttaactatGGTTAAAGATATTAGCATAGGACTAGGTTATCGTAACAAAGCTGTGAGATAAGCATGTGAAACAGCGGCTGGAGACTTATCCACGAGATAGACGTACGTGGACCGTTTCGTGATGTG includes:
- the RHS16 gene encoding root hair specific 16; this encodes MGAHSVFLILFSVIAIAIVVHGQGQAGFISIDCGSPPNINYVDTDTGISYTWDAPFINAGVNLNVSEEYGYPKNPVLPFPLADVRSFPQGNRNCYTLTPSDGKGNLYLIRASFMYGNYDGKNALPEFDLYVNVNFWTSVKLRNASENVIKEILSFAESDTIYVCLVNKGKGTPFISALELRPMNSSIYGTEFGRNVSLVLYQRWDTGYLNGTGRYQKDTYDRIWSPYSPVSWNTTMTTGYIDIFQSGYRPPDEVIKTAASPKSDDEPLELSWTSSDPDTRFYAYLYFAELENLKRNESREIKIFWNGSPVSGAFNPSPEYSMTVSNSRAFTGKDHWISVQKTAESTRPPILNAIEIFSAQSLDEFYTRIDDVQAIESIKSTYKVNKIWTGDPCSPRLFPWEGIGCSYNTSSYQIKSLNLSSSGLHGPIAFAFRNLSLLESLDLSNNNLKGIVPEFLADLKYLKSLNLKGNNLTGFIPRSLRKRATANGLALSVDEQNICHSRSCRDGNRIMVPIVVSTLVIILIAALAIICIMRRESKIRAYSGPLLPSGKRRFTYSEVSSITNNFNKVIGKGGFGIVYLGSLEDGTEIAVKMINDSSFGKSKGSSSSSSSSQVSKEFQVEAELLLTVHHRNLASFVGYCDDGRSMALIYEYMANGNLQDYLSSENAEDLSWEKRLHIAIDSAQGLEYLHHGCRPPIVHRDVKTANILLNDNLEAKIADFGLSKVFPEDDLSHVVTAVMGTPGYVDPEYYNTFKLNEKSDVYSFGIVLLELITGKRSIMKTDDGEKMNVVHYVEPFLKMGDIDGVVDPRLHGDFSSNSAWKFVEVAMSCVRDRGTNRPNTNQIVSDLKQCLAAELAREPKSNHEKKEVVKEKYTKTKSTVQNYSSNEYNSSSGSVSLSFGDYSTFGPMAR